One window of the Corvus moneduloides isolate bCorMon1 chromosome 10, bCorMon1.pri, whole genome shotgun sequence genome contains the following:
- the SSR3 gene encoding translocon-associated protein subunit gamma: MAPKGGPGGRQQSEEDLLLQDFSRNLSAKSSALFFGNAFIVSAIPIWLYWRIWHMDLVQSAVLYSVMTLISTYLVAFAYKNVKFVLKHKVAQKREDAVSKEVTRKLSEADNRKMSRKEKDERILWKKNEVADYEATTFSIFYNNTLFLVLVIIASFFVLKNFNPTVNYILSISASSGLIALLSTGSK, from the exons ATGGCTCCCAagggcggccccggcggccggCAGCAGTCCGAGGAggatctgctgctgcaggacttcAGCCGCAACCTCTCGGCCAAGTCCTCCGCGCTCTTCTTCGGCAACGCCTTCATCGTCTCCGCCATCCCCATCT ggCTTTATTGGAGAATATGGCATATGGATCTTGTTCAGTCTGCAGTCCTGTACAGCGTCATGACCCTCATCAGTACCTATCTTGTGGCTTTTGCATATAAAAACGTCAAGTTTGTCCTCAAACACAA AGTAGCCCAGAAAAGAGAAGATGCTGTTTCCAAAGAGGTGACTCGCAAGCTGTCCGAGGCGGACAACAGGAAGATGTCCCGCAAGGAGAAGGATGAAAG GattctgtggaagaaaaatgaggttGCAGACTATGAAGCAACAACTTTCTCCATCTTCTACAACAACACCCTCTTTCTGGTCCTGGTCATCATTGCTTCCTTCTTTGTGCTGAAGAACTTCAACCCCACTGT AAACTACATCCTTTCTATCAGTGCTTCCTCAGGACTCATTGCTCTGCTGTCCACAGGATCCAAGTAG